From Pseudomonas sp. stari2, a single genomic window includes:
- a CDS encoding AAA family ATPase, producing the protein MAFIIEAVATDHSWVPLTLKADHFEKNVFSLIVGQNATGKSRLLRKIASHYIFDNEQALDRERYSKNNDSTSWSYYNSLPPSEEIILAPYSDESPSIVIAVSTGRHDRFPRPRETMSLFERYHYIAPSEHGNLSSLTRSLTSIIGGLEAHHWKFSSLANIFEYLDFEPILDFNISLDPKFKQYWRKQTAEEQSIIEWGGINHSANKKAGQDQLIIDRLYPMLDYINKRKSINYEIDLKYGSRTHHAFDLRELAYALEHGAVRATDLTLNLKSTKTRLRLSQASSGQQCMLVMILGIAGSIQDNALICIDEPEISLHPKWQTDIIGHLQKAFEEYRGCHFVIATHSPQIVAGLTSDNGYVLSIEDRNIYRSYEYANRSADFQLAQVFNTPGFNNEYLIRISLMLLSKITSRAKLSYEDEQYIAMLSDIKETLSSRDPVRHLIDQVQMLR; encoded by the coding sequence ATGGCATTCATTATCGAAGCAGTCGCGACCGATCATTCGTGGGTCCCTTTAACTCTTAAGGCAGATCACTTTGAAAAGAACGTGTTTAGCCTGATCGTTGGACAAAATGCGACAGGAAAAAGTCGCCTTCTTAGAAAAATAGCTAGCCATTACATTTTTGATAATGAACAGGCACTAGATAGAGAGCGTTATTCAAAGAACAACGATTCAACCTCGTGGAGTTACTACAACAGCTTGCCGCCATCAGAGGAAATAATCCTAGCACCTTACTCAGATGAGTCGCCAAGTATCGTAATAGCCGTTTCCACAGGCCGCCATGATCGCTTTCCCAGGCCGCGGGAAACTATGTCGCTTTTTGAGCGCTATCATTATATTGCCCCTTCCGAACATGGTAACCTTTCATCATTAACGCGAAGCCTAACATCCATCATCGGTGGACTCGAAGCCCATCACTGGAAGTTTTCCAGTCTGGCTAATATCTTTGAATACTTAGATTTTGAACCGATCTTGGATTTCAATATTTCTCTTGATCCAAAGTTCAAACAATATTGGCGAAAGCAAACAGCAGAAGAGCAGTCAATAATTGAGTGGGGCGGAATAAATCACTCAGCAAATAAAAAAGCTGGTCAAGATCAATTAATAATAGATCGCCTGTATCCAATGCTGGATTACATAAATAAGCGCAAGAGCATCAATTATGAAATTGATTTAAAGTATGGTAGCCGAACGCACCATGCTTTTGATTTGCGGGAATTAGCTTACGCACTGGAGCATGGCGCCGTCCGGGCTACAGATCTCACCTTGAATCTCAAGTCTACGAAAACACGACTGCGACTTTCTCAAGCGAGCTCCGGACAACAATGCATGTTAGTAATGATTCTGGGTATCGCAGGATCTATACAAGACAATGCGCTGATTTGCATTGATGAACCAGAAATTAGCCTTCATCCCAAATGGCAAACTGATATTATTGGTCATCTGCAAAAAGCGTTTGAAGAATATAGAGGCTGCCACTTTGTCATAGCTACACACTCCCCTCAAATTGTTGCGGGTCTCACCAGTGACAATGGTTATGTCCTGAGCATAGAGGACAGAAATATCTACAGATCGTACGAGTATGCGAATCGCTCCGCCGACTTCCAACTAGCTCAAGTGTTTAACACTCCAGGATTCAACAACGAATATTTGATTCGAATTTCGCTGATGCTACTTTCGAAAATCACCAGCCGCGCCAAACTAAGCTACGAAGACGAACAATACATTGCGATGTTATCGGACATCAAGGAAACACTCTCCTCACGAGACCCGGTACGACACCTCATTGATCAAGTCCAGATGCTGAGGTAA
- a CDS encoding ATP-binding protein, translated as MNPSSAIFDFSGSTAITDEGIRNHFKRDLEPWQPIAELIWNGFDAGAKSVRVITREADMGGTISVTVIDDGEGIDFTKPMDNFRRFNDSLKKRSHSTHGSKGRGRLAFHKICANAVWHTKYHGRNAIIGIQSSSLSTISGHEISEAEQNALLSEKSQGTCVELTNFTSNIPGHEELVHQLQLELGWHLAFNPEKSLVLNGTTICPPAHKLTQNTLHAEGVDFSVELIQWEEKLNSEKSYTYLRGSEGIPLHHMPSSLNQKPGYYTSLLVSSPWFDALSGNEFELRLTFSELSASKVWKEFSKLLSAFTQNHYQEFLARLADEQIEGFIEEGDFPDYRGMDTAYSSWRLGNTKRIVKAIILADPKLFKNSNKKQRKIIIRLLDKISVSSENNSLLEILDSVLNLDNTALENFAAQIRRTKLQNIIQTIESLQKREHAIARIAEIMRNHYKETLETPDLQGVIESNTWLFGNQYESIGAEEDTFTKIAKNLRDSVKDINLIEVDDLEDVATIDGANRQVDLFLVRRQKQYDSSNQPYFRCVIIEIKRPSISLSTKHLRQIDDYATILSRHPEFNGIKTKYEIVLVGRKISDSNFDVHERLNNLADRNDPGLIGAGTSTNPIKKYVKTWQTIIEEFRISHDFMLSTLKTQRDSLEIEDTKDELLEALTESAEHH; from the coding sequence TTGAACCCTTCATCTGCCATCTTCGATTTTTCAGGTTCGACCGCCATCACTGACGAAGGCATTAGAAATCATTTTAAAAGAGACCTAGAACCCTGGCAGCCAATCGCCGAACTCATTTGGAATGGCTTCGACGCAGGAGCTAAGTCCGTGCGCGTTATAACTCGTGAAGCCGATATGGGGGGAACCATATCTGTCACAGTGATAGATGATGGCGAAGGAATCGATTTTACCAAGCCAATGGATAATTTCAGACGTTTCAATGACTCTCTAAAGAAACGGTCCCATTCCACGCACGGTTCTAAAGGCAGAGGAAGGCTCGCGTTTCACAAAATTTGTGCCAACGCAGTTTGGCATACTAAATATCATGGCCGGAATGCAATAATTGGCATACAAAGTTCATCTTTAAGCACAATTAGTGGACATGAAATCTCTGAGGCAGAGCAAAATGCCCTTCTATCTGAGAAGTCGCAGGGAACATGCGTAGAACTTACGAATTTCACGAGCAATATTCCAGGGCATGAGGAATTAGTTCACCAGTTGCAGTTGGAGCTTGGATGGCATTTGGCGTTCAATCCCGAAAAAAGCTTAGTGCTTAATGGAACCACAATATGCCCACCGGCACATAAACTAACTCAAAACACGTTGCATGCAGAAGGGGTCGATTTTTCCGTTGAGTTGATACAGTGGGAGGAAAAGCTCAACTCCGAAAAATCCTACACATATCTCAGAGGTAGCGAAGGTATACCATTGCATCATATGCCGAGCAGTTTGAACCAAAAGCCTGGATACTATACAAGCCTCTTAGTTTCGTCTCCTTGGTTTGATGCGTTGTCTGGCAACGAGTTTGAATTGCGCTTGACTTTCAGCGAGTTATCAGCATCAAAAGTTTGGAAAGAATTTTCCAAGTTGCTTTCGGCCTTTACTCAGAACCATTACCAAGAGTTTCTTGCTCGATTAGCAGACGAGCAGATAGAGGGATTCATTGAAGAAGGTGATTTCCCTGATTACCGAGGGATGGATACAGCGTATTCAAGTTGGAGATTGGGAAATACCAAACGAATAGTAAAAGCTATTATACTGGCTGATCCAAAGCTATTCAAAAATAGTAACAAAAAGCAAAGAAAAATAATCATCAGATTGCTAGATAAAATCTCTGTCTCTAGTGAGAACAACTCCTTACTTGAAATCTTGGATAGCGTTTTAAATCTTGACAATACTGCTTTAGAAAATTTTGCAGCACAAATTAGGCGTACAAAACTCCAAAATATTATTCAGACTATCGAGTCTCTTCAGAAGCGTGAGCACGCAATCGCTAGAATTGCTGAAATAATGCGAAACCATTACAAAGAAACGCTTGAAACACCGGATCTTCAGGGTGTCATCGAGAGCAATACTTGGTTGTTTGGTAATCAGTATGAAAGTATTGGTGCTGAAGAGGATACGTTTACAAAAATCGCCAAAAACTTAAGAGACTCAGTAAAAGACATCAACCTCATTGAAGTGGATGATCTTGAGGATGTTGCCACTATAGATGGTGCCAACAGGCAAGTTGACTTGTTTCTAGTAAGAAGACAAAAGCAGTACGACTCTAGTAATCAGCCATACTTCAGATGCGTAATTATCGAAATAAAACGTCCAAGCATTTCCTTAAGCACAAAGCATCTACGACAAATCGACGATTATGCGACTATTTTGTCTCGCCACCCAGAATTCAATGGCATTAAGACGAAATATGAAATAGTCCTTGTAGGGCGAAAAATATCAGATTCGAACTTTGATGTTCATGAACGACTTAACAATCTCGCCGACCGGAACGATCCGGGTCTAATAGGCGCTGGCACATCAACCAACCCAATAAAAAAATATGTGAAAACTTGGCAAACAATTATTGAAGAATTCAGAATCTCCCACGACTTTATGCTGAGCACCCTGAAAACACAACGAGATAGTCTAGAAATTGAGGACACCAAGGACGAGCTGTTAGAGGCTCTAACAGAAAGCGCCGAACATCACTGA
- a CDS encoding HNH endonuclease: MRPVVFSGNNLNYVNRYDGVSHAEWNQTEGPIVELRKIIRGHYLVEQRYRCAYCRMEKKENHGLTWDVEHIIPKAVYPRFLYEPLNLAMVCKECNIAKLDKNVLCRGLSRNAPLPVNSEAYTIVHPHHDQYSEHFEIIVVSGRITHRPKNNHKAKETFIMCDLVRFSYAFGEWEDFNYAIVRTFSEFVEACPPSATPEQIAAFMGTLRFTVNADF, from the coding sequence ATGCGACCAGTCGTTTTTTCCGGGAATAATCTGAACTATGTGAACCGTTATGATGGTGTGTCGCATGCAGAGTGGAATCAAACCGAAGGCCCCATTGTCGAGTTGCGAAAAATAATACGCGGGCATTATTTAGTAGAACAAAGATATCGCTGTGCTTATTGCCGTATGGAGAAAAAAGAAAATCATGGACTGACATGGGATGTGGAACACATCATCCCTAAAGCGGTGTACCCACGTTTTCTCTATGAACCTCTAAACCTCGCGATGGTGTGCAAAGAATGCAATATCGCCAAACTGGATAAAAATGTCCTCTGTCGAGGGCTCAGCCGTAATGCCCCTCTACCGGTCAATTCTGAGGCTTATACGATCGTTCATCCACATCACGACCAGTACTCTGAGCACTTTGAAATAATCGTTGTTTCAGGAAGAATTACCCATCGTCCTAAAAACAATCATAAGGCCAAAGAGACGTTTATCATGTGTGATCTGGTGCGATTCTCCTACGCGTTTGGCGAATGGGAGGACTTCAACTATGCGATTGTTAGGACATTCAGTGAGTTTGTTGAAGCCTGTCCACCCAGCGCGACACCTGAGCAGATTGCAGCGTTCATGGGAACCTTGAGGTTCACGGTAAACGCGGACTTCTGA
- a CDS encoding oxidoreductase: protein MTTTKTLFITGVSSGFGHALAREALAAGHRVIGTVRKEADLHAFQALSVDNAYGVMLDVTDFDRIDGVIAEVEATHGPVDVLINNAGYGHEGIFEESPLEEMRRQFDVNVFGAVAVIKALLPFFRKRRAGHIINITSMGGTITMPGIAYYCGSKFALEGISDTLSKELAPFNIFVTAVAPGSFRTDWAGRSMQRTPRSIADYDASFDPVRKAREEKSGKQLGDPQKAAQAMLQIIASPSPPAHLLLGSDALRLVREKLEHAASEIDQWEALTRSTDH, encoded by the coding sequence ATGACCACCACCAAGACCCTTTTCATTACCGGCGTCAGCAGCGGCTTCGGCCATGCGCTGGCCAGGGAAGCACTCGCGGCCGGCCACCGTGTCATTGGCACCGTGCGCAAGGAAGCCGACTTGCACGCCTTTCAAGCGCTCTCCGTGGATAACGCTTACGGGGTGATGCTGGATGTCACGGACTTCGACCGGATCGACGGCGTCATTGCCGAAGTTGAAGCGACTCATGGCCCGGTCGATGTGTTGATCAACAACGCCGGTTACGGTCACGAAGGCATCTTCGAAGAGTCGCCGCTGGAAGAGATGCGCCGCCAGTTCGACGTGAACGTGTTCGGCGCGGTCGCCGTGATCAAGGCGCTCCTGCCCTTCTTTCGCAAGCGCCGTGCGGGCCACATCATCAATATCACCTCGATGGGCGGCACGATCACGATGCCGGGCATCGCGTACTACTGCGGCAGCAAGTTTGCGCTCGAAGGCATCTCCGATACGCTGAGCAAGGAACTGGCGCCCTTCAATATCTTCGTGACTGCCGTCGCGCCGGGTTCATTTCGAACCGACTGGGCCGGTCGCTCGATGCAGCGCACACCGCGCAGCATTGCCGACTATGACGCCAGTTTCGATCCGGTGCGCAAGGCCCGCGAAGAAAAGAGCGGCAAGCAGCTCGGCGACCCGCAAAAAGCGGCTCAAGCGATGTTGCAGATCATCGCCAGCCCGTCACCGCCGGCGCACCTGCTCCTGGGCAGTGACGCGTTGCGCCTGGTGCGTGAAAAGCTCGAACACGCCGCCAGCGAGATCGATCAGTGGGAAGCGTTGACTCGCTCCACCGACCATTGA
- a CDS encoding SDR family NAD(P)-dependent oxidoreductase, translated as MTQSRLGTALITGASSGIGAIYAERLARRGHDLILVARNRDRLNVLAKRLNDETGRHVEVLAADLSEKADLARVEERLRTDANISLLVNNAGVGATQPLLESDVDKLDDLLTLNVNVLMRLTYAAVPGFVARGGGTLINIASVVAIAPEVLNGVYGGSKAFVLAFSQSLRHELADKNVRVQVVLPGATATEFWSVAGTPLEHLPEAIVMRADDMVDAALSGLDQGEFVTIPALPEIADWDAYEAARQKLMPDLSRSEPAARYRD; from the coding sequence ATGACTCAATCCCGCCTCGGCACCGCCCTGATCACCGGCGCTTCGTCCGGCATTGGTGCCATCTACGCTGAACGCCTGGCCCGCCGTGGCCATGACTTGATCCTGGTCGCGCGAAATCGCGACCGCCTGAATGTCTTGGCCAAGCGCCTGAACGATGAAACCGGTCGTCACGTTGAAGTTCTGGCTGCCGACCTGTCCGAAAAAGCCGATCTGGCACGGGTCGAAGAGCGCCTCAGAACGGACGCCAACATTTCTCTGCTGGTGAACAATGCCGGGGTTGGCGCGACTCAGCCCTTGCTGGAGTCAGACGTCGACAAGCTCGACGACTTGCTCACGCTCAACGTGAACGTGCTGATGCGGCTGACTTACGCGGCGGTTCCGGGCTTCGTCGCCCGTGGCGGTGGCACGCTGATCAACATCGCCTCGGTCGTGGCCATTGCCCCGGAGGTGTTGAACGGTGTTTACGGCGGCTCCAAGGCTTTCGTCCTGGCGTTCAGCCAATCCTTGCGTCACGAACTGGCGGACAAAAATGTCCGGGTCCAGGTGGTGCTGCCCGGCGCGACGGCCACCGAATTCTGGAGCGTGGCCGGCACACCGCTGGAGCATCTGCCGGAGGCCATTGTGATGCGGGCGGACGACATGGTGGACGCTGCGCTGTCCGGCCTCGACCAAGGCGAATTCGTCACCATTCCGGCACTTCCCGAAATCGCCGACTGGGATGCCTACGAGGCGGCGCGCCAGAAGCTGATGCCTGATCTGTCGCGCAGTGAGCCGGCTGCACGCTATCGCGACTGA
- a CDS encoding restriction endonuclease: MIYQCNGCNKTTFETACPWCNSSQVSPSAELRAQYLTPLDPSFYPDFQYQSKGLIKDFLGKKKEQAQLNDLLNNVLRKYAQLKQPYFTNFIHTTRETASGSSDVGVPGPRFDGVYTERELFREVLIRKGFDELEGQPSLLDKLLLTTAFNSVYLGFSRELSRHIKTDLTETLRSWIEEAGTTFRSDLALFYYYLWENDVSYPSIQFTPQAGTTAGVPLLPLAEFRKGLGWCESIYFHILVERLGSQLEHFNPNRFITMYLVDAMDGFQFEAFLVEIFQTIGFDVKETKKTADQGADLFVSRFGKNMVIQAKNYTGSVGNAAVQQAISAKAFYACDEAMVVTNSYYTKSAKELAGTAGVRLVDREGLQNYLDDYNQKLIEVFQAEAEES, from the coding sequence ATGATTTACCAGTGCAACGGATGCAATAAGACGACATTTGAAACCGCGTGCCCATGGTGCAACAGCTCACAGGTCTCTCCCTCGGCTGAATTGCGCGCTCAGTATCTGACTCCCCTTGATCCTTCGTTCTATCCCGATTTTCAGTACCAATCCAAAGGACTCATCAAGGATTTTCTGGGGAAAAAGAAAGAACAGGCGCAGTTGAACGATCTGCTCAACAACGTTTTGAGAAAGTATGCGCAACTCAAGCAGCCGTACTTTACGAACTTCATACATACCACTCGTGAAACTGCTTCTGGTAGCTCTGATGTTGGCGTGCCCGGCCCCAGGTTCGATGGGGTGTACACCGAACGCGAGCTGTTTCGAGAGGTTCTGATTCGCAAAGGGTTTGATGAGCTTGAGGGGCAACCTTCGCTTTTGGACAAATTGCTTCTGACCACTGCGTTCAACTCTGTCTATCTCGGCTTCTCCAGAGAACTCAGCCGACATATCAAAACGGATCTGACAGAGACTCTCCGCTCCTGGATCGAGGAGGCAGGGACAACCTTTCGATCCGACCTCGCTCTGTTTTACTACTATCTCTGGGAAAACGACGTTTCGTACCCAAGCATTCAATTTACCCCTCAGGCAGGAACGACGGCCGGTGTTCCATTACTACCACTAGCCGAATTCCGTAAGGGGCTTGGTTGGTGCGAAAGCATCTACTTCCATATTCTGGTGGAACGCCTTGGAAGTCAGCTCGAACACTTCAATCCGAATCGATTCATCACAATGTATCTCGTGGATGCTATGGACGGCTTTCAGTTTGAGGCATTCCTGGTCGAGATTTTCCAAACTATCGGGTTTGACGTGAAGGAAACAAAAAAGACTGCCGATCAGGGCGCCGATCTTTTTGTCAGTCGGTTCGGCAAAAACATGGTAATCCAAGCCAAAAACTACACAGGCTCTGTTGGAAATGCCGCAGTGCAGCAAGCAATCTCCGCCAAAGCGTTCTATGCGTGCGACGAGGCGATGGTGGTTACCAATTCCTACTACACAAAGTCCGCGAAAGAGTTGGCCGGTACTGCTGGAGTGCGATTGGTTGATCGTGAGGGGTTGCAGAATTACCTTGATGATTACAACCAGAAGCTTATTGAGGTGTTTCAAGCAGAGGCTGAGGAAAGTTAG
- a CDS encoding GlxA family transcriptional regulator has product MHRIGYLLTDGFQVLSLATQAVFEFANQIAEAPFYSIENFSPDGGMVRSSLGLAMETRPLEAPGLADTWIVVGVNDPEKTDTASAVLDFVRQAGNQARRTVGICTGGFILAEAGLLTGRRATTHWAYAQALQKRHPEISVDVDRIYIVDGPFWTSAGMTAGLDLAVGMVEKDLGADVARSVAHKLVMHQHRSGGQSQHSEMLDLAPKSDRIQSALNYARQHLNRPLSVEELAGVAHLSPRQFTRIFSAETGQSPAKAIEGLRLEAARLMIEQSRHSLDVIASESGFRDRRHMREAFIRGFGVPPQAVRRDARQVVGKV; this is encoded by the coding sequence ATGCATCGCATCGGCTACTTGCTCACCGACGGTTTTCAGGTGCTCTCCCTGGCGACTCAAGCCGTTTTCGAGTTCGCCAATCAGATCGCCGAAGCGCCCTTCTACAGCATCGAAAACTTCTCGCCAGACGGCGGCATGGTGCGCTCCTCGCTGGGGCTGGCCATGGAAACCCGCCCGCTTGAGGCGCCCGGACTGGCCGACACCTGGATCGTTGTCGGGGTCAACGATCCGGAAAAAACCGATACAGCCTCCGCTGTGCTCGACTTCGTGCGCCAGGCCGGCAATCAGGCACGGCGCACGGTCGGCATCTGTACCGGCGGTTTCATCCTCGCCGAAGCCGGCCTGCTGACCGGACGCCGCGCCACAACCCACTGGGCCTACGCGCAGGCGTTGCAGAAGCGCCACCCCGAAATCAGCGTCGACGTCGACCGCATCTATATCGTCGACGGCCCCTTCTGGACCTCTGCAGGCATGACCGCCGGCCTCGACCTCGCCGTCGGCATGGTGGAAAAGGATCTGGGCGCCGACGTCGCGCGCTCGGTGGCGCACAAACTGGTGATGCACCAGCACCGCTCCGGCGGCCAGTCGCAGCATTCGGAAATGCTCGACCTGGCACCCAAATCCGACCGCATCCAAAGCGCACTGAACTATGCGCGGCAACATTTGAACCGACCGCTCAGCGTCGAAGAACTGGCCGGCGTGGCACACCTGAGCCCTCGCCAGTTCACCCGCATATTCAGCGCAGAAACCGGCCAATCCCCCGCCAAAGCCATCGAAGGCCTGCGCCTGGAGGCCGCTCGATTGATGATCGAACAGAGCCGACATTCCCTCGATGTGATCGCCAGCGAATCCGGTTTTCGCGATCGGCGCCATATGCGGGAAGCGTTCATTCGAGGATTCGGCGTGCCTCCGCAGGCGGTGCGGCGGGATGCGCGTCAAGTGGTGGGGAAAGTGTAG
- a CDS encoding alpha/beta hydrolase — translation MKTSMDWPADENELAQLRAFNKKLAWLPRFRIRNRITPRVIQMLLRLSQLGGTRTLRKHGLEAERKVVSADGASVPVRIIRPKTKAKGVVLDFHGGGWVIGNAQMNDHLNIGMVKACDVAVVSVDYRLVVSTPIEGVMQDCLTAARWLLSDDCHEFANLPVIVVGESAGGHLAAATLLQLKQWPDLLERVSGALLYYGVYDLTGTPSVRNAGPDTLLLDGPGMVEALQMLTPGLSDEERRQPPLSPLYGDFTGLPPALMFAAELDPLRDDTLELAECWGRAAEVEVHLLPETAHGVIHFPLGLAGRVVGYSWEWVAGRVGEG, via the coding sequence ATGAAGACATCAATGGACTGGCCCGCCGACGAAAACGAGCTGGCGCAATTACGCGCCTTCAACAAGAAGCTCGCCTGGTTGCCGCGCTTTCGCATCCGCAATCGCATCACGCCGCGAGTGATTCAGATGCTGCTGCGCCTCAGCCAACTGGGTGGCACGAGAACGTTGCGCAAGCACGGGCTCGAGGCCGAACGCAAAGTGGTGAGCGCTGACGGCGCTTCAGTGCCGGTGCGGATCATCCGACCCAAGACAAAAGCCAAAGGCGTGGTGCTGGATTTTCATGGCGGCGGCTGGGTCATCGGCAATGCGCAGATGAACGATCACCTCAACATCGGCATGGTGAAAGCCTGCGACGTAGCCGTGGTCTCGGTCGATTATCGGCTTGTGGTCTCGACCCCGATCGAAGGCGTCATGCAAGACTGCCTCACGGCGGCCCGCTGGCTGCTGAGCGATGACTGCCACGAGTTTGCCAACCTGCCTGTCATCGTCGTGGGCGAATCCGCCGGCGGCCACCTCGCCGCCGCAACCCTGCTGCAACTCAAACAGTGGCCGGACTTGCTCGAGCGGGTGAGCGGAGCGCTGCTGTACTACGGCGTCTACGACCTGACCGGAACCCCCAGCGTACGCAACGCCGGGCCCGATACCTTGCTGCTGGATGGGCCGGGGATGGTTGAAGCGCTGCAAATGCTCACGCCGGGATTGAGCGACGAAGAACGCCGGCAGCCACCGTTGTCTCCGTTGTACGGTGACTTCACCGGGTTGCCGCCGGCGTTGATGTTCGCGGCGGAGCTGGATCCGCTCAGGGATGACACGCTGGAGTTGGCTGAGTGTTGGGGTAGGGCGGCGGAGGTGGAAGTGCATCTGTTGCCGGAGACGGCGCATGGGGTGATTCATTTTCCGCTGGGGTTGGCGGGGAGGGTGGTTGGGTATAGTTGGGAGTGGGTTGCTGGGCGGGTTGGTGAGGGGTGA
- a CDS encoding TspO/MBR family protein, whose amino-acid sequence MTFLIFLLACGAAASTGMIFQPGPWYQSLVKPRFTPPNWVFPVAWTTIYLLLAWVGYRLTLTPGSETVLALWAAQIALNTLWTPVFFGAHRLFAGMLIITLLWLVVAAMVVLALRLDVITGLILFPYLAWLCVAAALNFSILRNNRE is encoded by the coding sequence ATGACCTTTCTAATTTTCCTGTTGGCCTGCGGTGCGGCAGCGAGCACCGGGATGATTTTCCAACCGGGCCCATGGTACCAATCGCTGGTCAAACCACGCTTCACACCGCCCAACTGGGTGTTTCCCGTTGCCTGGACAACGATCTACCTGTTGCTCGCGTGGGTCGGTTATCGTCTGACCCTGACGCCCGGCAGCGAAACGGTCCTCGCCCTGTGGGCAGCGCAAATTGCATTGAACACCTTGTGGACGCCGGTATTCTTCGGCGCCCATCGCCTCTTCGCCGGCATGCTGATCATCACGCTGCTGTGGCTGGTGGTCGCCGCGATGGTGGTGTTGGCCTTGCGCCTGGACGTGATTACCGGATTGATCCTGTTCCCTTACCTGGCATGGCTGTGCGTCGCGGCGGCGTTGAATTTCTCCATCCTGCGCAACAACCGCGAATAA
- a CDS encoding AraC family transcriptional regulator N-terminal domain-containing protein, translating into MKQADAGTSRMVQLMETLAPVEGYNLSALEGVRFLRSNRPLTRTPVLYDPGIVILCQGQKRGYLGDDVYVYDAQHYLVVSVPIPFTMETDATEAEPMLAIYMHLDFQLASELMQQVDDLHGANDAQPKGMYASPMDDKLRTSTLRFLEAMSIPGDAQILGPSLLREIYYRILTGEQGGSMRAALNRQGHFGKVTRAIRKIHSCYQERLDVEQLAHEASMSVPNFHLHFRGVTDTSPMQYLKSTRLHQARLLMLRNAMTASAAAFNVGYESASQFSREFKRFFGRTPQAEIEWMKATYALPAQTTPSEYVSSH; encoded by the coding sequence ATGAAGCAGGCCGACGCAGGCACCTCGCGCATGGTGCAGCTCATGGAAACCCTCGCACCAGTTGAGGGCTATAACCTCAGTGCGCTTGAAGGCGTGCGCTTCCTGCGTTCGAACCGGCCGCTGACCCGCACACCGGTGCTGTACGACCCGGGCATCGTGATTCTTTGCCAGGGCCAGAAACGCGGTTATCTGGGCGATGACGTCTACGTTTACGACGCCCAGCATTATCTGGTGGTGTCCGTGCCGATCCCCTTCACCATGGAAACCGATGCCACCGAGGCCGAGCCGATGCTCGCGATCTACATGCACCTCGACTTCCAGTTGGCCAGCGAGCTGATGCAGCAAGTGGATGACCTTCACGGCGCAAACGATGCGCAACCCAAGGGCATGTACGCCTCACCGATGGACGACAAGCTCCGCACTTCGACGTTGCGTTTTCTTGAAGCAATGAGCATTCCGGGGGACGCGCAGATACTGGGGCCATCGCTGCTGCGAGAAATCTACTACCGCATTCTCACAGGCGAACAAGGCGGATCGATGCGTGCCGCGCTCAATCGACAGGGGCATTTCGGCAAGGTGACCCGGGCGATCCGCAAGATCCACAGTTGTTATCAGGAGCGCCTGGACGTCGAGCAACTCGCCCATGAAGCCAGCATGAGCGTGCCGAATTTTCACCTGCACTTTCGCGGCGTGACGGACACCTCACCCATGCAATATCTGAAGTCGACACGCTTGCATCAGGCGCGGCTGTTGATGCTGCGCAACGCCATGACCGCTTCGGCAGCGGCGTTCAACGTGGGTTATGAAAGCGCCTCGCAATTCAGTCGCGAGTTCAAACGCTTCTTTGGCAGAACGCCGCAGGCGGAGATCGAGTGGATGAAGGCGACTTACGCCTTGCCTGCGCAGACTACACCCTCGGAGTATGTTTCGTCGCACTAA